One genomic region from Quercus robur chromosome 4, dhQueRobu3.1, whole genome shotgun sequence encodes:
- the LOC126720223 gene encoding uncharacterized protein LOC126720223 translates to MDETVLNDLQKLKLTKEEGEEICITSKTQSNLLEECSLSLFGKLLSDRHQNSRALKNTLRMAWKLGSDLRIVDVGNGIWQFKFSSRFQMEWVEKSGPWNFENNLLLLCRWRAGLTSTNIIFTHSPFWVQVWGLPFEFMNEEVGKDIGGTIGNFLEVDKRSWQSDQAKYMRIKVEVQLDKPLRRGGFVSSPESGKHWVYYKYERIPMLCFRCGKIGHDVKHCLEATVEHETGNQYGDWMRAGWDSKWGPSRSRTTSSEGRTAAADGTDVARMRASANILGMVEPNSLSETNGSNTNPALGSAQGVSPAKNLSSLLLQTADSQDGWDKTENLNLKRREKAKGISCDSSIKEIPQSSLNPKEEKQDEHSAVGQAQEIKGKAHEATSPLRQKLDRKCKGVATPSVQGPTKDTQQKKKPNMKKIARQVAQHQTQALDTEMFNSDVRLGSKRLGTFEYLEVEENRAQKRLFTALSPPHSSPLDNISAVAALQHRREQ, encoded by the coding sequence ATGGACGAAACAGTCCTAAATGACCTCCAAAAACTCAAACTAAccaaagaagaaggagaagaaatcTGCATCACAAGCAAAACCCAAAGTAACCTCCTTGAAGAATGTTCTTTAAGCCTTTTTGGAAAGCTTCTTTCAGATCGCCACCAGAATAGCCGTGCTCTCAAGAATACTCTCAGAATGGCATGGAAGTTGGGATCTGATCTACGGATAGTGGATGTAGGTAATGGTATTTGGCAGTTTAAGTTCAGCTCTAGATTTCAAATGGAATGGGTCGAAAAGAGTGGCCCGtggaattttgaaaacaatttgcTCCTTTTATGTCGCTGGAGAGCGGGCCTTACCTCAACAAACATTATCTTTACTCACTCTCCTTTCTGGGTCCAAGTATGGGGCCTTCCCTTTGAGTTTATGAATGAGGAAGTAGGCAAAGATATAGGAGGCACAATAGGAAATTTCCTTGAGGTGGATAAACGATCCTGGCAGTCCGATCAAGCAAAGTACATGCGCATTAAAGTCGAAGTTCAGCTGGACAAACCTCTTCGTAGAGGAGGTTTCGTTTCCAGTCCAGAGAGTGGGAAGCATTGGGTTTATTATAAGTATGAGAGGATTCCTATGCTTTGTTTCAGGTGTGGTAAGATCGGGCATGATGTTAAGCATTGCTTGGAAGCGACGGTAGAGCATGAGACAGGCAACCAATACGGTGACTGGATGAGAGCGGGCTGGGATTCAAAATGGGGACCAAGCAGATCCCGGACCACCAGTAGTGAAGGTAGAACCGCAGCGGCAGACGGCACTGATGTTGCTAGAATGCGCGCCTCTGCAAACATCCTGGGCATGGTTGAGCCTAACAGCCTCAGTGAAACAAATGGgtcaaacacaaacccagcttTGGGGTCCGCCCAAGGGGTTTCCCCTGCAAAAAATCTGTCCTCTCTGCTCCTACAGACGGCGGATTCTCAGGATGGATGGGACAAgactgaaaatttgaatttgaagcGTAGGGAGAAAGCTAAAGGGATTTCATGTGACAGTAGCATTAAGGAAATACCACAAAGCTCTCTGaacccaaaagaagaaaagcaagATGAGCACTCTGCTGTGGGCCAAGCGCAAGAGATAAAAGGAAAAGCCCATGAAGCTACTAGCCCACTAAGGCAAAAATTGGACCGCAAGTGCAAAGGTGTGGCCACTCCTTCTGTGCAAGGCCCTACTAAAGATacccaacaaaagaaaaagcccAATATGAAGAAAATAGCTAGACAAGTGGCCCAGCATCAAACACAGGCCTTAGACACAGAAATGTTTAATTCAGATGTGAGACTGGGATCCAAAAGGCTAGGTACGTTTGAATATTTAGAAGTTGAAGAAAACAGAGCTCAAAAACGTTTATTCACTGCTCTCTCTCCCCCTCACTCTTCCCCCCTTGATAATATATCGGCGGTGGCTGCCTTGCAGCACCGCCGGGAGCAATGA